In Mycetocola spongiae, the genomic stretch CGGCTCGCGGCCTGGTGGAGGCGCTTGGCGTGGGAACCCCGGTGCAATCGGAGGAATACGCCGTGGTGCCCACGGATGGTTCCGAGCCGGTCCTGCAGCTTGTGGTGGTGCTGGGCGCCGACTACGTTCCCGCACCCTAGCGCGGCGCGGTGGGTGGGCCTGCGGCCCGCGTGATGCCAGCCCATTCCCGAGAAATCCCCGGCTTTATGCGCTTTACTCGTGACCGGTTGTACCCGGTATCAACTCCCGGTGCGGCCGTCCGGGCGGCGAACGGCCTTCCCGGGTCAACACGAGTAACGGGGGAAACATCATGGCGACGGGTGTCGTTAAATGGTTCAACGCGGATAAGGGCTACGGCTTCATCACCATGGACGATGGTGAGGACGTATTTGTGCACTATTCGGCGATCGAAATGAGCGGCTATAAGCTGCTCGACGAGGGGCAGCGGGTCACGTTTGAGGTGGGAATGGGCTCCAAGGGGGTCCAGGCCGAAAACGTTCACGTGAGTTAGCGGCGGAGCGGATCCGCCGAAAATTCCGCCGGATCCGCCCGTCGGCGCGCCCAAAGCGCATTCGCGGGATACTGTAGCCGCATGGATCGCGCGAATCTCCCCGTTTTTTCCGTGCCCGCCAGCCGCCGAGCATTCCTCGGAGGGATCGCCGGCGGTGCCGCGCTGCTGCTTGCCGGCTGTGCCACGCGACCCGAGCCCGCGGTCACCGCCCCGGCCAGCCCCTCGCCGAGCACGCCGGCCCCCGAACTCTTTCCCCTGCGCGGTACCCCCGTGCAGGGCTCCGCGGTGCTCCACCCGTCGATCGCCGCAAAGATCGGCAACGACGTGGAGGCCCGCCCCCAGTGGGGCCTGGACCGCGCGGATATCGTGATCGAGGAGCTTGTTGAGGGCGGGCTTACCCGCTATGTCGCGGTATGGCATTCGGATATCCCGGAGGAGCTTGGCCCGCTGCGCTCGATCCGGCCGATGGACCCGGATATCATTTCGCCGTTTGGCGGGATCGTGGCCTACTCGGGTGGCCAGGAAATCTTTGTGAATCAGATGCGCGATACCGGCCTGTTTAACGCGATCCACGGCCAGGCCAATACCGATGCGTTTATGTATCGCTCGACCAAGCGCAAGGCCCCGCATAACGTGGTGCTGCGCGCCGAGAAGCTGATCGAGGCGCATAGCGACCTCGCGCCGCCGCCCGCGCAGTTCTCCTATGCGGTGGGCGAGGAGAGCCCCTCCGCGACCGCGGGTGAGCCCGCCACCCGGATCAACGCCACGTTTTCCACGAGCCGGCGCCAGTCCTGGGCCTATAGCGCCGAGGCCGGGGTTTATGAGCGCTCGCAGCAGGATAAGCCCGATATCGGGGAAAACGATCGGGTGCTGAGCGCCCAGAACGTCATTGTGCTGCGCGTGAATATCGATAACCGCTATGAGGGCGTCCCGATGACCATGCTCGAGGGCACGGGCGAGGGGCGCATCGCCACGGGCGGTCAGTCGGTTGCGGTGACCTGGTCGAAGGCCACCGCGAAGGACCCGATCACGCTGACCCTGGCCGATGGCAATCCCGCACTGCTGGCCCCCGGCAATACCTGGATCGAATTGGTGCCGCTGATCTCGGGCGCCGAGGTGGCCTTCCTGTCCGAGTAGTGCCCGCGCGTTCGCGCTGCGCGAATCCGTATCGTTGTTCAGGCTTAACACAGGCTCACCGGCTTGCACTCACGCAGGGAGAGTGCCAGAATCGAGTTAGCACTCACAATCCCAGAGTGCTAACCCAGATTTCGACGTCCGGGAGGGACGAAAAACCACATGGCAAAGATCATTGCTTTTGACGAAGAGGCCCGCCGCGGTCTTGAGCGTGGACTGAACACGCTGGCCGACGCCGTCAAGGTCACCCTTGGCCCGCGCGGTCGCAACGTAGTCCTCGAGAAGAAGTGGGGCGCCCCCACGATCACCAACGATGGTGTATCCATCGCCAAGGAGATCGAGCTCGACGACCCGTACGAGAAGATCGGTGCGGAGCTTGTCAAGGAGGTCGCCAAGAAGACCGACGACGTCGCCGGTGACGGCACGACCACCTCGGTTGTCCTGGCCCAGGCCCTGGTTCGCGAAGGCCTGCGCAACGTCGCAGCCGGAGCCGACCCCATCAGCCTCAAGAAGGGTATCGAGAAGGCCGTGGCCGCCGTCAGCGCCGAGCTGACCAGCGCCGCCAAGGAAATCGAGACCAAGGAAGAGATCGCCGCCACGGCTTCGATCTCCGCCGCCGATAAGGGCATCGGTGAGATCATCGCCGAGGCCATCGATAAGGTCGGTAAGGAGGGTGTGGTCACCGTTGAGGAGTCCAATACCTTCGGCACCGAGCTTGAGCTGACCGAGGGTATGCGCTTTGATAAGGGCTACCTGTCGGCTTATTTTGTCACCGACCCCGACCGTCAGGAGGCTGTTTTTGAAGAGCCCTATATCCTGATCGTCAACTCCAAGATCTCCGCGATCAAGGACCTGCTGCCCATCGTTGACCAGGTCATCCAGTCCGGCAAGCAGCTCCTCATCATCGCCGAGGACGTTGACGGAGAGGCCCTGGCCACCCTGGTGGTCAATAAGATCCGTGGCATCTTCAAGTCGGTAGCCGTGAAGGCCCCCGGCTTCGGAGACCGTCGCAAGGCTCAGCTGCAGGACATCGCGATCCTCACCGGCGGCCAGGTCATCTCGGAAGAGGTTGGCCTGAAGCTCGAGAACGTGACCCTGGACCTCCTGGGCCGTGCCCGGAAGGTTGTCATCACCAAGGACGAGACCACCATCGTCGAGGGCGCCGGCGATGCCGAGGCCATCGAGGGTCGCGTCTCGCAGATCCGCAAGGAGATCGAGAACACCGACTCCGATTACGACCGCGAGAAGCTGCAGGAGCGCCTGGCCAAGCTGGCCGGCGGTGTTGCGGTCATCAAGGCCGGAGCGGCCACCGAGGTGGAGCTCAAGGAGCGCAAGCACCGCATCGAGGATGCAGTGCGTAACGCCAAGGCTGCCGTAGAAGAGGGCATCGTCGCCGGTGGTGGCGTGGCCCTCATCCAGGCCGGCAAGCTCGCCTTCGAGAAGCTCGAGGTTTCGGGCGACGAGGCTACCGGTGCAAACATCGTGCGCGTGGCCATCGAGGCCCCGCTCAAGCAGATTGCACTCAACGCGGGCCTCGAGCCCGGTGTTGTGGCCGCCAAGGTGCGCGAGCTGCCCGTCGGACACGGCCTCAACGCCGCCACCGGCGAGTACGGCGACATGATTGCCCAGGGCATCATCGACCCGGCCA encodes the following:
- a CDS encoding DUF3048 domain-containing protein, whose amino-acid sequence is MDRANLPVFSVPASRRAFLGGIAGGAALLLAGCATRPEPAVTAPASPSPSTPAPELFPLRGTPVQGSAVLHPSIAAKIGNDVEARPQWGLDRADIVIEELVEGGLTRYVAVWHSDIPEELGPLRSIRPMDPDIISPFGGIVAYSGGQEIFVNQMRDTGLFNAIHGQANTDAFMYRSTKRKAPHNVVLRAEKLIEAHSDLAPPPAQFSYAVGEESPSATAGEPATRINATFSTSRRQSWAYSAEAGVYERSQQDKPDIGENDRVLSAQNVIVLRVNIDNRYEGVPMTMLEGTGEGRIATGGQSVAVTWSKATAKDPITLTLADGNPALLAPGNTWIELVPLISGAEVAFLSE
- the groL gene encoding chaperonin GroEL (60 kDa chaperone family; promotes refolding of misfolded polypeptides especially under stressful conditions; forms two stacked rings of heptamers to form a barrel-shaped 14mer; ends can be capped by GroES; misfolded proteins enter the barrel where they are refolded when GroES binds); translation: MAKIIAFDEEARRGLERGLNTLADAVKVTLGPRGRNVVLEKKWGAPTITNDGVSIAKEIELDDPYEKIGAELVKEVAKKTDDVAGDGTTTSVVLAQALVREGLRNVAAGADPISLKKGIEKAVAAVSAELTSAAKEIETKEEIAATASISAADKGIGEIIAEAIDKVGKEGVVTVEESNTFGTELELTEGMRFDKGYLSAYFVTDPDRQEAVFEEPYILIVNSKISAIKDLLPIVDQVIQSGKQLLIIAEDVDGEALATLVVNKIRGIFKSVAVKAPGFGDRRKAQLQDIAILTGGQVISEEVGLKLENVTLDLLGRARKVVITKDETTIVEGAGDAEAIEGRVSQIRKEIENTDSDYDREKLQERLAKLAGGVAVIKAGAATEVELKERKHRIEDAVRNAKAAVEEGIVAGGGVALIQAGKLAFEKLEVSGDEATGANIVRVAIEAPLKQIALNAGLEPGVVAAKVRELPVGHGLNAATGEYGDMIAQGIIDPAKVTRSALQNAASIAGLFLTTEVVVADKPERNAAPAGDPTGGMDF
- a CDS encoding cold-shock protein, which gives rise to MATGVVKWFNADKGYGFITMDDGEDVFVHYSAIEMSGYKLLDEGQRVTFEVGMGSKGVQAENVHVS